One stretch of Sardina pilchardus chromosome 17, fSarPil1.1, whole genome shotgun sequence DNA includes these proteins:
- the LOC134062036 gene encoding LOW QUALITY PROTEIN: mucin-19-like (The sequence of the model RefSeq protein was modified relative to this genomic sequence to represent the inferred CDS: inserted 2 bases in 2 codons) translates to MCTGERTGVLLLALWTALGLLTGECKMYGSGVVQPFNGSAYHVRTSCSVTLVHFTHQGVDCDVTAQRGPSGLLTRLEVVVNKVRTVILDGMVFVEAQKVSLPYDHTYQHVFHYGVHTRLRSKVLPLTITWHSSAMGITALWVRLEVESISEMSGLCGQLHVPGECECVEVMSLAQPCLMNQTDTYLHLCQQNAYGQTGGPQVTCPFVQDLAHRCGPGTHLWDHWRTLTLCPESQCPGELTYQELGNAFTPTCSNPAPRSCNQDMTSTCVCPQGTVLNDRAEGHNCVSVTECPCVHGNSSYPPGTHRGTKCQTCECVSGKWLCSEDICPKRCSVESQFVTSFDGKHFRLPGKCSYVAAQGLNWTLTVHFSESAIKLQKVEFKIYHESYIFSLSRVMFQNEEIRDLHQTAFVSVFWQSSMFVQVLALSGLSIQVQMSPDMQLYVSLPTQHNGTTTGLCGNFNGDSGDDFTTSSGIVENSAEPFALSWSLESCEANINPLCINMDTEMFAEEHCNQLRDPDGIFGPCHHYIPYDQYYQACLSTTCHCQSGLQACLCVALGNYAKACAAVGAPVGEWRTAANCTVTCATNQVFDYATQVCNRTCRSLAGPDPTCYLEAEPVEGCGCREGTYLNDHGSCSPRSQCPCHHIGGATPPGPVDINGMQCNCADGKLTCGRSLLPLCACQDPKVCVHCPDSNTAQRTCDSLSKPASSPACSSGCYCPDGQYEDHNGVCVSADNCTCVFSGTVYGPGESVETNCKMCTCSGGRWTCTGEPCPGRCQVFGNGHYQTFDSRWFSFDGNCQYTLLEDDCGTGNGQFAVRVESIPCCDEKLTCSRTITLDLMEEAFLELSDMAVRSRWSNTSAVGGEMLYSVHTVGLYVLVSVPRLGLTLIWDKHTRLTVLLEARWRGRVCGLCGNFDSSEANDLMSSGSMLGSSALEFGNSWKTGTPPCSDVTTETFPCQRHSYCSNWAERRCMIITGDTFRDCHLKVDPEPYYHACVLEACSCEFQGKFLGFCTAXAAYAEACSEQNVCVHWRTPDLCPVFCDYYNREGECSWHYNPCGKVPTCGKNYTFNGKLEGCYPRCXSRGPYYDENTGNCTTLQDCAPASQWYSPKA, encoded by the exons ATGTGCACAGGTGAGCGTACAGGTGTGCTGCTCCTCGCCTTATGGACGGCTCTGGGACTCCTGACAG gagagtgtAAGATGTACGGCAGTGGCGTGGTGCAGCCCTTTAATGGCAGTGCGTACCACGTGAGGACTTCCTGCTCCGTCACCCTCGTCCACTTCACCCACCAGGGCGTCGACTGCGACGTCACCGCCCAGCGAGGGCCCAGCGGACTGCTGACCCGTCTCGAGGTCGTCGTCAACAAAGTCAGAACCGTCATCCTGGACGGGATGGTCTTTGTGGAGGCCCAAAA GGTGTCTCTGCCGTATGACCACACCTACCAGCACGTGTTCCACTACGGAGTCCACACCAGACTAAGGAGCAAAGTGCTGCCCCTCACCATCACCTGGCACAGCTCCGCCATGGGCATCACTGCCCTCtgg GTGCGGTTGGAGGTGGAGAGCATCAGTGAGATGAGTGGACTCTGTGGACAACTACATGtccctggtgagtgt GAGTGTGTTGAGGTCATGTCCCTCGCCCAGCCCTGTCTGATGAACCAGACGGACACCTACCTCCACCTGTGCCAGCAGAACGCCTACGGCCAGACCGGCGGCCCTCAGGTCACCTGTCCGTTCGTCCAGGACCTGGCGCACAGGTGTGGTCCCGGTACTCACCTGTGGGACCACTGGAGAACCCTCACGCTGTGCC CGGAATCTCAGTGTCCAGGAGAGCTGACCTATCAGGAGCTGGGAAACGCCTTTACTCCCACCTGCTCTAACCCCGCCCCCAGATCTTGCAACCAGGACATGACCAGCACCTGTGTGTGCCcccaag GTACGGTACTGAATGACCGTGCTGAGGGCCacaactgtgtgagtgtgactgagtGCCCCTGTGTGCACGGCAACAGCAGCTACCCACCAGGAACCCACAGAGGAACTAAGTGCCAGACATG tgagtgtgtgtctggaaagTGGCTGTGTTCTGAAGACATCTGTCCCAAAAGATGCTCCGTTGAGTCTCAGTTTGTGACGTCTTTCGATGGCAAACACTTCAGGCTGCCGGGCAAATGCTCCTACGTGGCAGCTCAG GGCCTGAACTGGACACTCACAGTGCACTTCTCAGAGAGCGCCATCAAACTGCAGAAAGTGGAGTTTAAGATTTACCAC GAGAGCTACATCTTCTCCCTCTCAAGGGTGATGTTTCAGAACGAAGAGATCAGAGACCTGCACCAAACTG CGTTTGTCAGCGTTTTCTGGCAGTCCTCCATGTTTGTTCAGGTCCTGGCCCTCTCAGGCCTCAGCATACAGGTACAAATGAGCCCAGACATGCAGCTCTACGTGTCCTTGCCCACACAGCACAATGGAACCACCACAG gccTTTGTGGGAACTTTAACGGGGACTCAGGAGATGATTTCACCACCAGCAGTGGCATAGTGGAGAACTCTGCAGAACCCTTTGCCCTCTCCTGGTCCCTGGAGAGCTGTGAGGCCAACATCAACCCCCTCTGCATCAACATGGACACTG AAATGTTTGCTGAGGAGCACTGCAACCAGCTGAGAGACCCTGATGGGATCTTTGGGCCATGCCACCACTACATACCCTACGACCAATACTATCAG GCGTGCCTCAGTACAACATGCCACTGCCAGTCAGGGCTTCAGGCGTGTCTGTGCGTCGCCCTCGGCAACTACGCCAAAGCCTGTGCAGCTGTGGGGGCCCCTGTGGGAGAGTGGAGAACAGCGGCCAACTGCA CGGTGACGTGTGCGACCAACCAGGTGTTTGACTACGCAACTCAGGTGTGCAACCGCACCTGCCGCTCCCTAGCGGGGCCCGACCCTACCTGTTACCTGGAGGCGGAGCCTGTGGAGGGCTGTGGTTGCCGGGAGGGAACCTACCTGAACGACCACGGCAGCTGCAGCCCCCGCTCGCAATGCCCGTGTCACCACATAGGGGGCGCCACACCGCCAGGACCCGTGGACATCAATGGGATGCAATG CAATTGTGCAGATGGAAAACTAACCTGTGGCCGATCATTGCTCCCCCTCTGTG CTTGTCAAGAtcccaaagtgtgtgtgcactgtccaGACTCTAACACTGCACAAAGAACCTGTGACAGCCTGAGCAAGCCTGCT AGTTCTCCAGCGTGCAGCAGCGGCTGCTACTGTCCAGATGGGCAGTATGAGGACCacaacggagtgtgtgtgtctgcggacaactgcacgtgtgtgtttagCGGAACCGTGTACGGCCCTGGGGAGAGCGTGGAGACCAACTGCAagatgtg cACCTGCAGTGGAGGGCGTTGGACCTGCACTGGAGAGCCGTGCCCAGGGCGGTGCCAGGTGTTTGGGAACGGGCACTACCAGACCTTTGACTCCAGGTGGTTCAGCTTCGACGGGAACTGCCAGTACACCCTGCTGGAG GATGACTGTGGGACGGGTAATGGGCAGTTTGCTGTCAGAGTGGAGAGCATTCCCTGCTGTGATGAAAAGCTGACCTGTTCCCGCACCATCACTCTGGACCTGAtg gagGAGGCGTTTCTGGAACTGTCGGACATGGCTGTGCGCTCCAG GTGGTCCAACACATCAGCTGTTGGGGGGGAGATGCTGTACTCCGTCCACACGGTGGGGCTCTACGTCCTGGTGTCTGTACCACGCCTGGGCCTTACACTCATctgggacaaacacacacgcctaaCCGTGCTGCTGGAGGCAAGGTGGAGG GGCCGAGTGTGTGGCCTGTGTGGGAACTTTGACTCCAGTGAGGCCAACGACCTGATGAGTAGCGGCTCCATGCTGGGGTCCAGTGCCCTGGAATTTGGCAACAGCTGGAAGACGGGCACGCCGCCCTGTTCCGACGTGACGACCGAGACCTTCCCCTGCCAACGCCACTCCTACTGCTCCAACTGGGCCGAGAGACGCTGCATGATCATCACTGGAGACACCTTCAGGGACTGCCACCTCAAG GTGGACCCTGAGCCGTACTACCATGCCTGTGTGCTGGAGGCGTGCTCCTGTGAGTTCCAGGGCAAGTTCCTGGGCTTCTGCACGG GGGCAGCTTACGCCGAGGCCTGCAGTGAGCAGAACGTCTGCGTCCACTGGAGGACTCCAGACCTGTGCC CTGTGTTCTGTGACTACTACAACAGGGAGGGGGAATGCAGCTGGCACTATAACCCCTGCGGAAAAGTACCAACCTGCGGAAAGAACTACACCTTCAATGGCAAACTGGAAG GCTGCTACCCCAGGT CCAGCAGAGGCCCATACTATGATGAGAACACTGGGAACTGCACCACGCTGCAGGACTGTGCACCTGCCTCTCAATGGTACAGTCCTAAGGCATGA